In one Antennarius striatus isolate MH-2024 chromosome 1, ASM4005453v1, whole genome shotgun sequence genomic region, the following are encoded:
- the mc1r gene encoding melanocyte-stimulating hormone receptor, with the protein MEVSNRSFPTLLHMDMGMYDDFMDYNDTNFTFERNDSDCVQIRTPQELFLALGLISLIENILVILAIFKNRNLHSPMYYFICCLAISDTLVSVSNVVETIFMLLNDHGLMDVHPVMLRHLDNVIDVMICSSVVSSLSFLCTIAADRYITIFYALRYHSIMTTQRAVNIIVLVWLGSIISSILFIVYHTDNAVIVCLVAFFCTTLVFNAVLYLHMFLTAHVHSRRIKSFDKSRRQSTNMKGAITLTILLGVFTLCWGPFFLHLILILICPTNPFCNCFFRNFNLFLILIICNSLIDPLIYAYRSPELRKTLQELVLCSWWFGM; encoded by the coding sequence ATGGAGGTGAGCAACAGGTCCTTCCCCACCCTCCTCCACATGGACATGGGCATGTACGATGACTTCATGGACTACAACGACACGAACTTTACCTTCGAAAGAAACGATTCGGATTGCGTGCAGATACGCACCCCCCAAGAGCTTTTCCTTGCTCTGGGACTCATCAGTTTGATAGAAAACATCCTGGTCATTCTGGCTATCTTTAAGAACCGCAACCTACACTCGCCCATGTACTACTTCATCTGCTGCCTGGCCATATCCGACACGCTGGTCAGCGTCAGTAACGTAGTGGAAACCATATTCATGCTTCTCAACGACCACGGTTTGATGGACGTCCACCCCGTCATGCTGCGACACCTGGATAATGTCATCGACGTGATGATCTGCAGCTCCGTGGtgtcctctctttcttttctgtgcaCAATTGCCGCGGATCGCTACATCACCATATTTTACGCGCTGCGTTATCACAGCATCATGACGACGCAGCGCGCCGTGAACATCATCGTGCTGGTGTGGCTGGGCAGCATCATCTCCAGCATCCTCTTCATCGTTTACCACACCGACAACGCCGTCATCGTGTGCCTGGTGGCCTTCTTCTGCACCACCCTGGTCTTCAACGCCGTTCTCTACCTGCACATGTTCCTCACGGCGCACGTACATTCCCGGCGCATCAAGTCTTTCGACAAAAGCAGGCGCCAATCCACAAACATGAAGGGAGCGATTACCCTCACCATTCTGCTCGGGGTGTTCACTTTATGCTGGGGCCCTTTCTTCCTtcacctcatcctcatcctcatctgtcCCACAAACCCCTTCTGTAACTGTTTCTTCAGAAACTTTAACCtgttcctcatcctcatcatctgtAACTCCCTCATCGACCCGCTCATCTACGCCTACCGGAGTCCGGAGCTGCGTAAAACACTCCAGGAGCTGGTCTTGTGTTCGTGGTGGTTCGGAATGTGA
- the mvda gene encoding diphosphomevalonate decarboxylase isoform X1 produces the protein MDKLNVVTCTAPVNIAVIKYWGKRHEELILPINSSLSVTLHQDQLKTTTTVATSRSFLEDRIWLNGKEEDISHPRLQSCLREIRRLARKRRNDGDRSLDSTSLSHKVHICSVNNFPTAAGLASSAAGFACLVYTLARVFDVEGELSGIARQGSGSACRSLYGGFVQWIMGQQEDGRDSLAQQVEQETHWPDLRILVLVASADKKTVGSTSGMQTSVKTSCLLKHRAESVVPERMVEMTEAIRRKDFAAFAELTMKDSNQFHATCLDTYPPIFYLNSVSQKVISLVHQYNRHYGETRVCYTFDAGPNAVIFTLQQHVPEFVQVVQNFFPPETNGGQFVKGLPVDHVALSEELKKAIGLEPTPKGISYIISTKAGPGPQVVENAAQHLLGSDGLPKKSA, from the exons ATGGACAAGCTAAACGTAGTGACATGCACGGCTCCTGTGAATATAGCTGTCATCAAATACT GGGGGAAGAGACATGAAGAATTAATTCTACCCATTAACTCATCTTTGAGCGTCACGTTGCATCAAGACCAG CTTAAAACAACCACAACAGTTGCAACCAGTAGGTCATTTTTGGAAGATCGAATTTGGCTCAATGGCAAAGAGGAGGACATAAGTCATCCAAGACTACAATCTTGTCTGAGAGAAA TTCGACGATTAGCGAGGAAGAGACGTAATGATGGTGACCGCAGTTTGGATTCGACCAGCTTGTCTCACAAAGTCCACATCTGTTCTGTTAACAACTTTCCTACTGCTGCTGGCCTCGCCTCCTCAGCTGCTGGGTTTGCTTGTCTAG TTTACACTCTGGCACGGGTTTTCGACGTAGAAGGGGAATTGTCTGGTATTGCACGGCAGGGTTCAGGCAGTGCATGCCGGAGTCTGTATGGAGGGTTTGTCCAGTGGATCATGGGGCAGCAAGAGGATGGCAGGGACAGCCTTGCCCAACAGGTGGAGCAAGAGACACACTGGCCCGATCTCAGAATCCTTGTACTTGTG GCCAGTGCTGATAAAAAAACAGTTGGAAGCACTTCTGGGATGCAAACCAGTGTAAAAACAAGCTGTCTCTTGAAG CATCGGGCTGAGTCTGTTGTCCCAGAGCGAATGGTAGAAATGACTGAGGCGATACGGAGAAAAGACTTTGCTGCATTTGCTGAACTAACCATGAAGGACAGTAACCAGTTTCATGCTACCTGCCTCGACACGTATCCTCCCATCTTCTACCTTAACAGCGTGTCACAAAAGGTTATCAGTTTGGTGCATCAGTATAACAGACACTATGGAGAGACCAGG GTGTGTTATACGTTTGATGCAGGACCCAATGCCGTGATCTTCACTCTACAGCAGCATGTTCCTGAGTTCGTTCAGGTGGTTCAAAATTTCTTCCCCCCAGAGACCAACGGAGGACA GTTTGTTAAAGGTCTTCCAGTTGACCATGTTGCTCTTTCTGAGGAGCTGAAAAAGGCCATTGGTTTAGAGCCAACGCCAAAGGGAATAAGTTATATCATCAGCACTAAG GCTGGACCAGGACCTCAAGTTGTGGAGAACGCTGCTCAACATCTACTCGGATCGGATGGTTTGCCTAAAAAAAGTGCATGA
- the cyba gene encoding cytochrome b-245 light chain → MGQIEWAMWANEQALASGLILLTGGIVGVAGQFRGWQFAAYAVAAGVFVCLLEYPRSKRAKGTSVERPAQYCFTICVKAFGPLTRNYYIRAFLHAVICIPGGFMLATVLGCVCLGIASIIYLVAAIRGEHWEPIVPAKEIRKPVAQSIKNPPQNPPPRPPAEMRRKRADDLEGEAYDNPLPVTD, encoded by the exons ATGGGGCAAATAGAGTGGGCGATGTGGGCCAACGAGCAAGCTCTGGCTTCAGGACTCA TTCTTCTCACTGGAGGCATTGTGGGGGTGGCTGGACAGTTCAGAGGATGGCAGTTTGCAGCTTATGCAGT TGCTGCtggggtgtttgtgtgtctgcttgaGTATCCCAGAAGCAAGAGGGCCAAGGGTACAAGTGTGGAGAGACC GGCCCAGTACTGCTTCACCATTTGTGTAAAGGCATTTGGTCCACTGACAAGAAACTATTATATCAGAGCATTTCTACATGCAGT CATTTGTATACCTGGTGGTTTCATGCTTGCCACTGTCCTTGGGTGTGTTTGCTTAGGCATTGCCAGTATCATTTACCTTGTG GCAGCTATCCGAGGTGAACACTGGGAACCCATTGTTCCAGCGAAGGAAATTCGAAAGCCAGTTGCACAAAGCATCAAGAATCCTCCTCAGAATCCTCCACCAAGACCACCTGCAGAGATGCGCAGAAAAAGGGCTGATGACCTGGAGGGAGAAGCATATGACAATCCCCTCCCTGTCACTGATTAA
- the tcf25 gene encoding ribosome quality control complex subunit TCF25 — MSSRALRRLRGKLRGQEALDSGDVTFGDVPEEQAAGEEEQQDTAKTFSQSKTSRKTKKDRAKKDVTNIYELIGDADNEGEKTSSDDERENLDVNKASAVENNNRDVEKPDQKQDDATQKKCGLGVKKKKKKKKTKVISENREEVAPDDNIDLLLENLDKSNGLSLQSEDCGVSDRKSSLHVEHRNLNPEMELKRYFGARAIQGDQRPRQRNRQFHRSTWMTSHKDSWPRYSRPGISMTLVQSKDGVQYFTFEHNRDYQQVQFKFLDAVKSMDPNNIVAVLRLSPYHIDSLLQLSDVGRMQEDQEMARDLIEMALYNFECSFHPLFSLTSGTSRLDYLRPENRAFYLALFKHMMFLEKRGCPRTALEYCKLILSLEPDSDPLCMLLLIDFLMLRSREYQPLLQLYQEWEEHRNLSQLPNFAFSTALCHFHLSQQEDIGPEESDKHRRKADQMLQEALIMFPGVLMPLLDLCTVQPDTSVTKHDFFGPKSHIGQPPALAELTALYVGRTCHLWKEAAVMLWLEESVKEVLRRVDAKDALVEDCRNKRKQRYQSAPRNIHRHVLLSEIKEAIASLPFEVTSQPLMSFDPLPPLDSVVSYVQPERHAGATSESTLSLFFRSLLPNFNLQDGPMQEEDMEVARAGQELNQEVNRLMVAMRDMLANIRFQEPPREDNPYRDDEEWD, encoded by the exons ATGTCTAGCCGGGCTCTGAGGAGACTCAGAGGGAAGCTGCGCGGCCAGGAGGCCCTGGACAGCGGGGATGTAACTTTTGGTGACGTCCCTGAGGAGCAGGCTGCTGgtgaagaggagcagcaggacaCGGCGAAGACGTTTTCCCAGTCCAAAACAAGCCGAAAAACGAAGAAAGACAGGGCTAAAAAAGACGTCACTAACATTTATGAATTG ATAGGTGACGCAGACAATGAAGGAGAAAAGACTTCTTCTGATGATGAAAGAGAGAATCTGGATGTAAATAAAGCTAGTGCTGTGGAAAATAATAACAGAGATGTAGAGAAACCAGATCAGAAGCAAGATGATGCAACACAGAAAAAG tgTGGACTTGGagtcaaaaagaagaagaaaaagaagaagacaaaagtcATTTCAGAAAATAGAGAG GAAGTTGCACCAGATGATAACATTGATTTACTGCTGGAGAACCTTGACAAGTCCAACGGACTGAGTTTGCAAAGTGAAGATTGTGGAGTCTCTGACCGAAAATCGTCCCTTCATGTGGAGCACAG GAATCTCAACCCAGAGATGGAGCTGAAAAGATATTTTGGTGCGCGTGCTATTCAAGGGGACCAAAG ACCTcgacagagaaacagacagttTCACCGTAGCACCTGGATGACGAGTCATAAGGACAGCTGGCCTCGTTACAGCCGCCCAG GAATCTCAATGACTTTAGTGCAGTCAAAGGATGGCGTTCAGTACTTCACCTTTGAGCACAACCGTGACTACCAGCAAGTACAGTTTAAGTTCCTTGATGCTGTCAAGTCTATGGACCCCAACAACATtgtg gccGTTCTTCGGCTTAGCCCTTACCACATCGATTCCCTGCTACAGCTTTCTGATGTTGGTCGCATGCAGGAGGATCAAGAGATGGCCAGGGACCTCATTG AAATGGCCTTGTACAACTTTGAGTGTTCCTTTCACCCCCTATTCAGTCTGACCTCGGGTACCAGCAGACTGGATTATCTGAGACCAGAGAACAG GGCATTTTATCTGGCACTTTTTAAACACATGATGTTTCTGGAGAAGAGAGGATGTCCTCGGACAGCTCTGGAGTACTGCAAACTCATCTTGAG CTTGGAGCCGGACTCTGACCCACTTTGCATGCTCCTGCTCATTGATTTCCTGATGCTGCGTTCCAGAGAGTACCAGCCTCTTCTGCAGTTATATCAGGAGTGGGAG GAGCACAGAAATCTGTCCCAGCTTCCAAACTTTGCATTCTCCACTGCACTTTGCCATTTCCATCTCAGCCAGCAAGAAGATATCGGTCCAGAGGAAAGTGACAAACACAGACGTAAAGCTGACCAAATGCTGCAGGAGGCTCTCATAATGTTCCCTGGAG TCTTAATGCCCTTACTGGATCTGTGTACCGTGCAACCTGACACCTCAGTCACAAAACATGACTTCTTTGGGCCAAAGAGTCATATAGG GCAACCCCCCGCCCTGGCTGAACTGACTGCGCTGTATGTGGGGAGGACTTGTCACCTATGGAAGGAGGCAGCAGTAATGCTTTGGTTGGAAGAGTCTGTGAAAGAGGTACTGCGTAGAGTTGATGCCAAAGATGCCCTTGTAGAAGACTGTCGAAACAA GAGAAAACAGAGATACCAGAGTGCACCGAGAAATATCCACCGCCATGTTCTCCTCTCAGAGATCAAAGAAGCGATCGCAAGTCTGCCCTTT GAGGTGACAAGTCAGCCATTGATGAGTTTTGACCCCCTTCCACCACTGGACTCAGTGGTGTCTTATGTCCAGCCAGAAAG gcaCGCTGGTGCAACCAGTGAAAGTACGCTGTCACTCTTCTTCCGGTCTTTGCTGCCAAACTTCAACCTTCAG GATGGGCCGATGCAGGAGGAGGACATGGAAGTGGCTCGAGCCGGACAGGAACTCAACCAGGAAGTAAATCGACTGATGGTGGCGATGAGGGACATGCTGGCAAACATCAGGTTTCAAGAGCCGCCGAGAGAAGACAACCCCTACAGAGACGACGAGGAATGGGACTGA
- the mvda gene encoding diphosphomevalonate decarboxylase isoform X2 yields MDKLNVVTCTAPVNIAVIKYWGKRHEELILPINSSLSVTLHQDQLKTTTTVATSRSFLEDRIWLNGKEEDISHPRLQSCLREIRRLARKRRNDGDRSLDSTSLSHKVHICSVNNFPTAAGLASSAAGFACLVYTLARVFDVEGELSGIARQGSGSACRSLYGGFVQWIMGQQEDGRDSLAQQVEQETHWPDLRILVLVHRAESVVPERMVEMTEAIRRKDFAAFAELTMKDSNQFHATCLDTYPPIFYLNSVSQKVISLVHQYNRHYGETRVCYTFDAGPNAVIFTLQQHVPEFVQVVQNFFPPETNGGQFVKGLPVDHVALSEELKKAIGLEPTPKGISYIISTKAGPGPQVVENAAQHLLGSDGLPKKSA; encoded by the exons ATGGACAAGCTAAACGTAGTGACATGCACGGCTCCTGTGAATATAGCTGTCATCAAATACT GGGGGAAGAGACATGAAGAATTAATTCTACCCATTAACTCATCTTTGAGCGTCACGTTGCATCAAGACCAG CTTAAAACAACCACAACAGTTGCAACCAGTAGGTCATTTTTGGAAGATCGAATTTGGCTCAATGGCAAAGAGGAGGACATAAGTCATCCAAGACTACAATCTTGTCTGAGAGAAA TTCGACGATTAGCGAGGAAGAGACGTAATGATGGTGACCGCAGTTTGGATTCGACCAGCTTGTCTCACAAAGTCCACATCTGTTCTGTTAACAACTTTCCTACTGCTGCTGGCCTCGCCTCCTCAGCTGCTGGGTTTGCTTGTCTAG TTTACACTCTGGCACGGGTTTTCGACGTAGAAGGGGAATTGTCTGGTATTGCACGGCAGGGTTCAGGCAGTGCATGCCGGAGTCTGTATGGAGGGTTTGTCCAGTGGATCATGGGGCAGCAAGAGGATGGCAGGGACAGCCTTGCCCAACAGGTGGAGCAAGAGACACACTGGCCCGATCTCAGAATCCTTGTACTTGTG CATCGGGCTGAGTCTGTTGTCCCAGAGCGAATGGTAGAAATGACTGAGGCGATACGGAGAAAAGACTTTGCTGCATTTGCTGAACTAACCATGAAGGACAGTAACCAGTTTCATGCTACCTGCCTCGACACGTATCCTCCCATCTTCTACCTTAACAGCGTGTCACAAAAGGTTATCAGTTTGGTGCATCAGTATAACAGACACTATGGAGAGACCAGG GTGTGTTATACGTTTGATGCAGGACCCAATGCCGTGATCTTCACTCTACAGCAGCATGTTCCTGAGTTCGTTCAGGTGGTTCAAAATTTCTTCCCCCCAGAGACCAACGGAGGACA GTTTGTTAAAGGTCTTCCAGTTGACCATGTTGCTCTTTCTGAGGAGCTGAAAAAGGCCATTGGTTTAGAGCCAACGCCAAAGGGAATAAGTTATATCATCAGCACTAAG GCTGGACCAGGACCTCAAGTTGTGGAGAACGCTGCTCAACATCTACTCGGATCGGATGGTTTGCCTAAAAAAAGTGCATGA